From one Catellatospora sp. IY07-71 genomic stretch:
- a CDS encoding bpX6 domain-containing protein, with amino-acid sequence MRGDVSASGFILDPLLVGPAEARTRAAELWQPGAVLRHLPDGRWLLELPTPVRVRSELALGTPLTAHGGGLLAYGVHGQPQPREVLLPHGMRHLLDDLPAADPEVDLGGLPVHRLQPLDLPIAEPEPLPEPPSPTLQLRAAAGLPGSPPRPLGTAGWVPRAVHALFALAVAAASVGAAVLLVGLAASAADPATAWPGLIAAAVAGLLFGIRGATRPARNRPTRARRDGNVRARHGSAGGPHREPLWQRLAARLALAGPAGPLIRRHHLAYLDQVRRAFAARDWEHALRAAVPLGGLSAALSLGLPRSWQGMLAPTPHGRHGGRALGVSGIDEMFRDAYQHAAAELERAGEIDKAAYVLADLLDAPTEAVHLLERHGRFHTAAELAEGRRLEPALVVRLWWRAGDHRRAVDVALARGAFAQALDRLGNTDEVLARELRTAWARSRRQAGDHLGAVTAAWPDPALRPAAVADIQAAMATGGPDGAGALAYLLSVDATAAETALALLDRADPELDPARSAFLEVFSAVPAATAAADRRIATAAVRGLARGHTDAAGRRTRDALTSRADQVTVADLPPPTTPPAGQPLRLAMPSGRGGQLPVHDAVAVSRGLILLAHGGHGVRLVRPDGRTVARWDLPAHRLIPADRGTHVLVASAAEGAVELHRLDLATRRAQRWTALRATRLPSSYDGNHLTYTDADGIAFAAVDDEPRVTWRELDAQHTLHMFARSATAMSALVTPPGGQRAELWQWDLPQVVLRRRPPAAIDRVRQAVLLSTGEFLADVGNEVRMLREQRWRVLQDLSGEDVGLLASGEVYAIIGTDRATVATGAYGELADLMLTAALRGLHAQAGLVAVWDAEGRVLAFDTTSRRTIAAFRSRLG; translated from the coding sequence ATGAGAGGCGATGTGTCGGCATCGGGCTTCATCCTCGATCCCCTGCTGGTCGGCCCGGCCGAGGCCCGGACGCGGGCGGCCGAGCTGTGGCAGCCCGGCGCGGTGCTGCGCCACCTGCCCGACGGCCGCTGGCTGCTCGAACTGCCCACGCCGGTGCGCGTCCGATCCGAGCTGGCGCTGGGCACACCGCTGACCGCCCACGGTGGCGGGCTCCTCGCGTACGGCGTGCACGGCCAGCCGCAGCCCCGCGAGGTGCTCCTTCCGCACGGCATGCGGCACCTGCTCGACGACCTGCCCGCCGCCGACCCGGAGGTCGACCTCGGCGGACTGCCGGTCCATCGCCTGCAGCCGCTCGACCTGCCCATTGCCGAGCCCGAACCCCTGCCGGAACCGCCGTCTCCGACGCTGCAGCTGCGCGCCGCAGCAGGCCTGCCCGGCAGCCCACCCAGGCCGTTGGGCACCGCCGGCTGGGTGCCGCGGGCCGTGCACGCGCTGTTCGCCCTCGCCGTCGCCGCCGCCAGCGTAGGGGCGGCAGTGCTTCTCGTCGGCTTGGCTGCCAGCGCGGCGGACCCGGCGACGGCATGGCCCGGGTTGATCGCCGCGGCCGTGGCCGGCCTGCTATTCGGCATCCGCGGCGCGACCCGGCCCGCACGAAACCGCCCTACCCGCGCTCGCCGCGACGGCAACGTGCGTGCCCGGCACGGCAGCGCAGGCGGCCCACACCGCGAGCCGCTGTGGCAGCGGCTGGCCGCACGACTCGCGCTCGCCGGACCGGCCGGCCCGCTGATCCGCCGCCACCACCTGGCCTACCTGGACCAGGTGCGCCGGGCCTTCGCCGCCCGTGACTGGGAACACGCGCTGCGGGCGGCCGTGCCGCTGGGTGGCCTGAGCGCCGCGCTCAGCCTGGGACTGCCCCGCAGCTGGCAGGGCATGCTCGCGCCGACCCCGCACGGCCGCCACGGCGGCCGAGCGCTCGGTGTCAGCGGAATCGACGAGATGTTCCGCGACGCTTACCAGCACGCCGCGGCCGAGCTGGAACGCGCCGGGGAGATCGACAAAGCCGCCTACGTGCTGGCCGACCTGCTGGACGCACCGACCGAGGCAGTGCACCTGCTGGAGCGGCACGGACGCTTCCACACCGCCGCCGAGCTGGCCGAAGGTCGCCGGCTCGAACCCGCACTGGTGGTGCGGCTGTGGTGGCGGGCCGGCGACCACCGCCGAGCCGTCGACGTCGCCCTGGCACGTGGCGCATTCGCTCAGGCACTGGACCGGCTCGGCAACACCGACGAGGTGCTCGCCCGGGAGCTGCGTACCGCGTGGGCGCGGTCACGGCGCCAGGCCGGCGACCATCTCGGCGCGGTCACCGCCGCCTGGCCCGACCCGGCGCTGCGGCCTGCTGCGGTGGCCGACATCCAGGCGGCGATGGCCACCGGCGGCCCCGACGGGGCCGGGGCACTGGCCTACCTGCTCAGTGTCGACGCCACCGCGGCGGAAACCGCTCTGGCGCTGCTCGACCGCGCCGACCCGGAGCTGGATCCGGCACGGTCGGCATTCCTGGAAGTCTTCAGCGCAGTGCCGGCCGCTACGGCGGCCGCCGACCGCAGGATCGCCACCGCCGCCGTACGCGGGCTGGCCCGTGGCCACACCGACGCGGCCGGACGGCGCACCCGCGACGCGCTCACCAGCCGCGCAGACCAGGTCACCGTCGCCGACCTGCCCCCACCCACCACCCCGCCGGCGGGGCAACCGCTGCGCCTCGCGATGCCGTCCGGCCGCGGCGGGCAGTTGCCCGTGCACGACGCCGTGGCCGTCTCACGCGGCCTGATCCTGCTCGCGCACGGCGGCCACGGCGTGCGGCTGGTGCGCCCCGACGGCCGCACGGTCGCCCGCTGGGACCTGCCGGCACACCGGCTGATCCCCGCCGACCGCGGCACCCACGTGCTGGTGGCCTCAGCCGCCGAAGGCGCCGTCGAACTACACCGGCTCGACCTGGCCACTCGACGCGCGCAGCGCTGGACGGCCCTGCGCGCGACACGGCTGCCCTCCTCCTACGACGGCAACCACCTGACGTACACCGACGCCGACGGCATCGCGTTCGCAGCCGTCGACGACGAGCCGCGCGTCACGTGGCGGGAGCTGGACGCGCAGCACACGCTGCACATGTTCGCCCGATCGGCCACCGCGATGTCGGCGCTGGTCACGCCTCCGGGCGGGCAGCGGGCCGAGCTGTGGCAATGGGATCTACCGCAGGTGGTCCTGCGCCGCCGACCACCGGCCGCCATCGACAGGGTCCGGCAGGCGGTGCTCCTGTCCACCGGCGAGTTCCTGGCCGACGTCGGCAACGAGGTACGGATGCTGCGCGAACAACGCTGGCGCGTCCTGCAAGACCTGTCCGGGGAGGACGTCGGCCTGCTCGCCAGCGGGGAGGTGTACGCGATCATCGGCACCGACCGCGCCACGGTGGCCACCGGAGCCTACGGCGAACTGGCCGACCTGATGCTCACCGCGGCACTGCGCGGGCTGCACGCTCAGGCCGGACTGGTCGCAGTGTGGGACGCGGAAGGCCGCGTTCTGGCCTTCGACACCACGTCGCGGCGGACCATTGCGGCCTTCAGGTCACGCCTCGGGTGA
- a CDS encoding AAA family ATPase — MTLTPSEQLAADAQAICAAMTAARSSLVERELIAEVVALCAVAGEHVLVVGPPGTAKSAAVRSAAAHLGGTYFEYLIGRFTEPNEIFGPVDLRRLRDGVMAYETAGMLPAAEIAFLDEIFTGSTAILNALLGLLNERVFRRGATVLASPLRVCVGAANTLPDDPALAAFADRFLARVHVHPVSDAGLEELLERGWDSTGEQVGGSVLPAVDRLAAAARRCTLGEVRPLLATALRRMREAGIGLSDRRAVRTQRLIAAAAALDGRQVAGPADLWVLPLVAPTEQDQAQAREVLADLLKLSASSTLGHAAEEYSRGPLARAERLAGAGHRLLAQLDGAEPTRDDRLRLEAMLREIDAGFPADEVPDVLRDVRGRLVGLVAP; from the coding sequence GTGACTCTCACCCCCTCTGAGCAGCTTGCGGCCGACGCACAGGCCATCTGTGCCGCCATGACGGCCGCCCGGTCGTCACTGGTGGAACGCGAACTGATCGCCGAGGTCGTCGCGCTGTGCGCGGTGGCGGGGGAACATGTGCTCGTCGTCGGCCCGCCCGGCACGGCGAAGTCGGCGGCGGTGCGTTCGGCTGCGGCGCATCTGGGTGGGACCTACTTCGAGTACCTGATCGGCAGGTTCACCGAGCCGAACGAGATCTTCGGCCCGGTGGACCTGCGTCGGCTGCGGGACGGTGTGATGGCGTATGAGACGGCCGGTATGCTGCCCGCCGCCGAGATCGCGTTCCTGGACGAGATCTTCACCGGCTCCACGGCGATCCTCAACGCGCTGCTCGGCCTGCTGAACGAGCGGGTGTTCCGGCGTGGCGCGACCGTGCTGGCCAGCCCCCTGCGGGTGTGTGTCGGCGCGGCCAACACGCTGCCCGACGACCCTGCGCTGGCGGCGTTCGCCGACCGGTTCCTCGCGCGTGTGCACGTGCATCCGGTGTCCGACGCCGGTCTGGAGGAGCTGCTCGAGCGCGGCTGGGACAGCACCGGCGAGCAGGTCGGCGGCAGTGTGTTGCCTGCGGTCGACCGGCTTGCGGCAGCAGCCCGCCGGTGCACGCTGGGCGAGGTCCGGCCGCTGCTGGCGACAGCGCTGCGCCGTATGCGCGAGGCGGGGATCGGGCTCAGCGACCGGCGTGCGGTGCGCACGCAGCGGCTGATCGCGGCCGCCGCCGCGCTGGACGGGCGGCAGGTGGCCGGCCCGGCGGACCTGTGGGTGCTGCCGCTGGTGGCCCCGACCGAGCAGGACCAGGCACAGGCCCGGGAGGTGCTGGCCGACCTGCTGAAGCTTTCGGCCAGCAGCACCCTGGGGCACGCGGCCGAGGAGTACTCCCGCGGCCCGCTGGCCCGCGCCGAGCGGCTGGCGGGCGCCGGGCACCGCCTGCTCGCGCAGCTGGACGGCGCCGAGCCGACCCGCGACGACCGGCTGCGGCTGGAGGCGATGCTGCGGGAGATCGATGCCGGCTTCCCCGCCGACGAGGTGCCCGACGTGCTGCGCGACGTACGCGGCCGGCTGGTCGGCCTGGTCGCACCGTGA
- a CDS encoding HEAT repeat domain-containing protein, with protein MLERLDKIDWAGLTHAYGPAHDVPDQIRDLSSATEGVRAAARNALYSNIFHQGTRYEATAHAVPFLLELLANESVADRPALARMLAAIAIGYDESWLPGTLPIAVMREQATGGDAVRAAAPTPGDLGYDDESEYLYVESLSEQDRMQYFRHIEVAAYDAVRAGVPLLRELLRDSDPELRTQAAYALGWFPEDAAMSGPALLAAAITGPEDGPEQVRAAAAALVAAGLLGHRPSADLITAPDALLRWAAAVATGLAAGDDTPDAAVAELLGWTSSGHRDRIPFLGGNLAGLAGLVIERLNGRHAAQTFEALLRTIPAVSGVEAMPVVASALRMAFPQLPVPEGIPYAELTDDQRRLLSVLAGSPRTWLLGEHQFGNFLLMLAGCELPASCDELQTYIDGGTMPARR; from the coding sequence GTGCTGGAGCGACTCGACAAGATCGACTGGGCGGGCCTGACCCACGCCTACGGCCCTGCGCACGACGTGCCGGACCAGATCCGCGACCTGTCCTCCGCGACCGAGGGTGTACGTGCCGCGGCGCGCAACGCGCTGTACAGCAACATCTTCCACCAGGGCACCCGCTACGAGGCGACCGCCCACGCCGTGCCGTTCCTGCTTGAGCTGCTCGCCAACGAATCCGTCGCAGACCGGCCCGCGCTGGCGAGAATGCTGGCCGCGATCGCGATCGGGTACGACGAGAGCTGGCTGCCGGGCACGCTTCCGATCGCGGTCATGCGGGAGCAGGCGACCGGCGGGGACGCGGTACGCGCCGCGGCGCCGACGCCGGGCGACCTCGGCTATGACGACGAGAGCGAATACCTGTACGTCGAGTCGTTGTCCGAGCAGGACCGGATGCAATACTTCAGGCACATCGAGGTCGCCGCCTACGACGCGGTCCGTGCCGGGGTACCGCTGCTGCGCGAGCTGCTGCGCGACTCTGATCCGGAGCTGCGCACCCAGGCCGCGTACGCGCTCGGCTGGTTTCCCGAGGACGCGGCCATGAGCGGACCAGCGTTGCTGGCGGCAGCGATCACCGGCCCGGAGGATGGCCCAGAGCAGGTGCGAGCGGCCGCGGCAGCCCTGGTCGCGGCCGGTCTGCTCGGCCATCGCCCATCCGCGGACCTGATTACCGCGCCCGACGCACTGCTACGCTGGGCGGCCGCTGTCGCCACCGGCCTGGCCGCAGGCGACGACACACCCGACGCCGCCGTCGCGGAGCTGCTTGGTTGGACATCGAGTGGCCACCGTGACCGGATCCCGTTCCTCGGCGGGAACCTGGCCGGGCTGGCCGGCCTCGTGATCGAGCGGCTCAACGGCCGCCACGCAGCGCAGACCTTCGAGGCACTGCTGCGCACCATTCCGGCCGTGAGCGGGGTCGAGGCGATGCCAGTGGTGGCATCCGCCCTGCGTATGGCCTTCCCCCAGCTTCCCGTCCCGGAAGGCATCCCGTACGCCGAGCTGACCGATGACCAGCGCCGGCTGCTGTCCGTGCTGGCCGGATCGCCGAGGACGTGGCTGCTCGGCGAACACCAGTTCGGCAACTTCCTCCTGATGCTGGCCGGCTGTGAACTGCCCGCCAGTTGCGATGAACTGCAGACGTACATAGACGGCGGGACGATGCCGGCACGCCGATGA
- a CDS encoding ferredoxin, whose product MRIVVDLNRCQGYAQCVFLAPEVFQLNGEEALVYEPNPDDGRRLQVERAAAACPVQAIVVERLAAAERSVAS is encoded by the coding sequence ATGCGGATCGTCGTGGATTTGAATCGATGCCAGGGATACGCCCAATGCGTTTTCCTGGCTCCCGAAGTCTTCCAGTTGAACGGCGAGGAGGCGCTTGTCTACGAGCCGAACCCCGATGACGGGCGGCGTCTGCAGGTCGAGCGCGCCGCTGCCGCATGCCCTGTCCAGGCGATCGTCGTCGAGCGCCTGGCTGCTGCCGAGCGGAGTGTGGCCTCATGA
- a CDS encoding NAD(P)/FAD-dependent oxidoreductase has product MTVAATLAELVRDFRANGRIVIVGASLAGLRGAEALRAEGFTGPLTIIGDEPYEPYDRPPLSKQVLKGWVPADHTALPRLRALDAQWRLGVAATGLDRATKHVLLADGEQVPYDRLLIATGTRARPWPNPDEAALEGVYTLRSRDDAAGLQRALAARPSRVLVIGAGFIGSEAASVCRDLDIPVTVAERGSAPLVGALGGVIGEIAAQMQRDHGVDLRCGVGVSSLEGDAGGHVRRAHLSDGTTVAADVVLASLGSIRNVEWLEGSGLAAGFWGVGCDAGGRAFDINGVATDSVYVAGDVARAPHVLYEYQFLAMEHWDNAVLGAQAAAHNMVNLEPHYRPNLLLPGFWSGQFGVNIKSVGVPPFGDEIVFTQGSVKDRRFAAAYGRRGRIVAAVTFNHGRWLEYYGRLIQESAPFPPPPPGWDRPDDMKPMPADFPEPGVPTAVPDVVLTGHDPNERRAEFRPRR; this is encoded by the coding sequence ATGACCGTGGCGGCAACGCTCGCAGAGCTGGTGCGGGATTTCAGAGCCAACGGCCGGATCGTGATCGTCGGCGCCTCCCTGGCGGGGCTGAGGGGCGCTGAAGCTTTGCGCGCCGAGGGCTTCACCGGGCCTCTGACCATCATCGGGGATGAGCCGTATGAGCCCTACGACCGCCCGCCGCTGTCCAAGCAGGTCCTCAAGGGCTGGGTGCCGGCCGACCATACCGCGCTGCCCCGCCTGCGGGCACTGGACGCGCAGTGGCGGCTGGGGGTGGCCGCCACCGGCCTGGACCGGGCCACCAAGCACGTGCTGCTGGCCGACGGCGAGCAGGTCCCGTACGACCGGTTGCTGATCGCGACGGGCACCCGCGCGCGACCGTGGCCCAACCCGGACGAGGCTGCGTTGGAGGGCGTGTACACGCTGCGCTCGCGTGACGACGCCGCGGGGCTGCAACGGGCGCTGGCGGCGCGGCCCTCGCGGGTCCTGGTCATCGGCGCCGGGTTCATCGGCTCGGAGGCGGCCTCCGTCTGCCGGGATCTCGACATCCCGGTGACCGTCGCCGAGCGGGGCTCGGCGCCGCTGGTCGGCGCGCTCGGCGGGGTGATCGGTGAGATCGCCGCGCAGATGCAACGTGATCATGGCGTGGACCTGCGCTGCGGGGTGGGCGTGTCGTCGCTGGAGGGCGACGCGGGCGGCCATGTGCGCCGTGCTCACCTGTCGGACGGGACCACCGTCGCGGCTGACGTGGTGCTGGCCTCGCTCGGGTCGATCCGCAACGTGGAATGGCTGGAGGGCTCTGGGCTGGCGGCCGGCTTCTGGGGCGTGGGCTGCGACGCCGGCGGTCGCGCCTTCGACATCAACGGCGTCGCGACCGACAGCGTCTACGTGGCGGGGGACGTGGCGAGGGCACCTCACGTGCTGTACGAGTACCAGTTTCTCGCGATGGAGCACTGGGACAACGCCGTCCTGGGCGCGCAGGCGGCGGCACACAACATGGTGAACCTCGAGCCCCATTACCGCCCGAATCTGCTCCTGCCGGGCTTCTGGTCCGGCCAGTTCGGTGTCAACATCAAGTCCGTCGGCGTGCCGCCGTTCGGCGACGAGATCGTCTTCACTCAGGGGTCGGTCAAGGACCGCCGCTTCGCTGCCGCCTACGGCCGTCGGGGTCGCATCGTCGCCGCCGTCACCTTCAACCACGGCAGGTGGCTTGAGTATTACGGGAGGCTGATCCAGGAGTCGGCTCCGTTCCCGCCTCCGCCTCCCGGTTGGGACCGGCCCGACGACATGAAGCCGATGCCGGCCGACTTCCCGGAACCGGGCGTCCCGACGGCCGTACCCGACGTCGTGCTGACCGGCCACGACCCCAACGAGCGCAGGGCCGAGTTCCGGCCCCGGCGCTGA
- a CDS encoding cytochrome P450 produces the protein MAEETPWQQALRHANRANPYPFYAELRKTPVARQPDGTYVVSTYREIVQLLHDNRVSSDPRNLPVPVAAPAEGSAESGAEPITEAVISLEPNIITCDPPEHDRDRRMMTPHFFGPPHAPHLIADLEPEIRRIVDGLLDNMKGKTRIDAVDDFAYPLPVTVICKVLGVPLEDEPRFHGWIETALDALDFGPEAGSEQMVSRLEGARQAVKDFEQFAAELLDRYAKQPGPGMLSAMVNEDGAEGRMSKGVLASNALLLIFAGHETTVNLIAHSVLTLLRHPDALEKLRRRPELIVPGVEELLRFESSVQFWHTRSALEDIEIAGTTIPKGAPIFLAYGSANRDPQRFANPDELDLERPDNEHLGFSQGIHYCFGAPLARLEVQVAVGEFIRRVQNPRLVVDPPPYRHNQIFRGPRHVLVDIDGIRD, from the coding sequence ATGGCCGAGGAAACGCCCTGGCAGCAGGCCCTGCGCCATGCCAACCGGGCCAATCCGTACCCGTTCTACGCCGAGCTGCGCAAGACGCCGGTGGCGCGGCAGCCGGACGGCACGTATGTCGTCAGCACCTACCGAGAGATCGTCCAGTTGCTTCACGACAACAGGGTCAGTTCCGATCCCAGGAACCTTCCCGTCCCGGTCGCGGCCCCGGCCGAGGGTTCGGCGGAGTCGGGGGCCGAGCCGATCACGGAGGCGGTCATCTCCTTGGAGCCGAACATCATCACCTGCGATCCCCCCGAGCATGATCGAGATCGTCGGATGATGACGCCGCACTTCTTCGGCCCGCCCCATGCGCCCCACCTGATCGCGGACCTGGAGCCCGAGATCCGTCGCATCGTCGACGGGCTTCTGGACAACATGAAGGGCAAGACCCGGATCGACGCCGTCGACGACTTCGCCTACCCCCTGCCGGTGACCGTGATCTGCAAGGTGCTCGGCGTGCCGCTGGAGGACGAGCCGCGCTTCCACGGCTGGATCGAGACGGCCCTGGATGCCCTGGATTTCGGCCCGGAGGCCGGCTCCGAGCAGATGGTCAGCCGGCTGGAAGGGGCTCGCCAGGCCGTGAAGGACTTCGAGCAGTTCGCAGCCGAGCTGCTCGACCGGTACGCCAAGCAGCCCGGCCCGGGCATGCTGTCGGCGATGGTGAACGAGGACGGTGCGGAGGGGCGGATGTCCAAGGGCGTGCTGGCAAGCAACGCCCTGCTCCTGATCTTCGCCGGGCATGAGACCACGGTCAACCTCATCGCCCACAGCGTGCTCACCCTGCTGCGCCACCCCGACGCGCTCGAGAAGCTGCGCCGCAGGCCCGAGCTGATCGTGCCCGGGGTCGAGGAGCTGCTGCGCTTCGAGTCGTCGGTCCAGTTCTGGCACACCCGCTCCGCCCTCGAAGACATCGAGATCGCAGGCACCACCATCCCCAAGGGCGCGCCGATCTTCCTGGCGTACGGCTCGGCCAACCGCGACCCGCAACGGTTCGCCAACCCCGACGAGCTCGACCTCGAACGCCCGGACAACGAGCACCTCGGCTTCAGCCAGGGCATCCACTACTGCTTCGGCGCTCCGCTGGCGCGGCTGGAGGTCCAGGTGGCCGTCGGCGAGTTCATCCGCCGCGTGCAGAACCCGCGTCTGGTCGTCGACCCGCCGCCGTACCGCCACAACCAGATCTTCCGCGGCCCTCGCCACGTCCTGGTCGACATCGACGGGATCCGCGACTGA
- a CDS encoding zinc-binding dehydrogenase has product MTTQAFRIVYGPWDCGLCANCGEGRENYCERTSGLGGGLGGHDGGMAEYLLVSATRFLIPLDVLDPREAAPLADAALTSYHAVKRSLYLLGAGSTAVVIGAGGLGQMAIQILRAVTSATTIVAVDTAADKLATARRMGADEALMAGDEAVTRVREMTGGQGVQLVLDMVGVDATLRMAVQVARVLGNLTIVGLGGGALPVSSLSPPHECSVCSPYWGYITELMEVVDLARAGRIRTLVEYFPLERADEAYRLLHEGKIQGRAVITPHT; this is encoded by the coding sequence ATGACCACGCAAGCCTTCCGAATCGTCTACGGCCCGTGGGACTGCGGACTATGCGCCAACTGCGGCGAGGGCCGCGAGAACTACTGCGAGCGGACCAGCGGTCTGGGCGGAGGCCTGGGCGGCCACGACGGCGGGATGGCCGAGTACCTGCTCGTGTCCGCGACTCGGTTTCTGATCCCGCTGGACGTCCTCGATCCGCGTGAGGCGGCCCCGCTCGCCGACGCCGCGCTGACCAGCTATCACGCCGTGAAGCGGTCGCTGTACCTGCTGGGCGCGGGCTCTACCGCGGTGGTGATCGGGGCCGGCGGTCTGGGCCAGATGGCGATCCAGATCCTGCGGGCAGTCACCTCCGCCACGACGATCGTCGCGGTGGACACCGCTGCCGACAAACTGGCGACCGCCAGGCGCATGGGCGCCGACGAGGCGCTGATGGCGGGCGACGAGGCGGTCACCCGTGTCAGGGAGATGACCGGTGGGCAAGGTGTCCAGCTCGTGCTGGACATGGTCGGCGTGGATGCCACGCTGCGGATGGCTGTTCAGGTGGCGCGGGTGCTCGGGAACCTGACGATCGTCGGTCTGGGCGGGGGAGCGCTGCCGGTCAGTTCCCTCAGCCCGCCACACGAGTGTTCGGTCTGCTCGCCCTACTGGGGCTACATCACCGAACTGATGGAAGTGGTGGACCTGGCACGGGCGGGGAGGATCCGGACGCTGGTCGAGTACTTCCCTCTGGAGCGGGCCGACGAGGCGTACCGGCTCCTCCACGAGGGCAAGATCCAGGGACGTGCGGTCATCACGCCCCATACGTGA